Proteins encoded by one window of Mycolicibacterium cosmeticum:
- a CDS encoding cystathionine beta-synthase — translation MRIARHISDLIGNTPLVQLNSVVPAGAGLVAAKIEYLNPGGSSKDRIAVKMIDAAEASGALKAGGTIVEPTSGNTGVGLALVAQQRGYKCIFVCPDKVSEDKQNVLRAYGAEVVVCPTAVPPDHPDSYYSVSNRLVEEIPGAWKPDQYSNPNGPASHYETTGPEIWADTEGKITHFVAGVGTGGTITGTGRYLKEVSGGRVKIVGADPEGSVYSGGTGRPYLVEGVGEDFWPSAYDPAVPDEIIAVSDADSFDMTRRLAREEALLVGGSCGMAVVAALRVAEREGPDAVVVVLLPDGGRGYLSKIFNDAWMSSYGFLRSRLDGSIEELTVGNILRRKSGALPDLVHTHPSETVRDAINILREYGVSQMPVVGAEPPVMAGEVAGSVSERELLSAVFEGRAKLVDAVADHMSAPLPLIGSGELLSTAAKTLRDYDALMVVEDGKPIGVLTRHDLLGSLSEGGLRR, via the coding sequence ATGCGCATCGCCAGGCACATCAGTGACCTCATCGGTAATACCCCGCTGGTTCAGCTGAACTCGGTGGTGCCCGCCGGCGCGGGCCTGGTCGCCGCCAAGATCGAATACCTGAATCCGGGCGGCAGTTCCAAGGACCGCATCGCCGTCAAGATGATCGACGCGGCCGAGGCCAGCGGTGCCCTGAAAGCGGGCGGCACCATCGTCGAGCCGACCTCCGGCAACACCGGTGTGGGACTGGCGCTGGTGGCGCAGCAGCGCGGTTACAAGTGCATCTTCGTCTGCCCGGACAAGGTCAGCGAGGACAAGCAGAACGTGTTGCGCGCCTACGGCGCCGAGGTCGTGGTGTGCCCGACGGCCGTGCCGCCGGATCACCCGGACAGCTACTACAGCGTGTCCAACCGGCTGGTCGAGGAGATCCCGGGGGCGTGGAAACCCGACCAGTACTCCAATCCGAACGGGCCGGCCAGCCACTACGAGACCACGGGTCCGGAGATCTGGGCCGACACCGAGGGCAAGATCACGCATTTCGTCGCCGGCGTCGGGACCGGCGGCACCATCACCGGGACCGGCCGCTACCTCAAGGAGGTGTCCGGCGGCCGGGTCAAGATCGTCGGCGCCGACCCGGAGGGTTCGGTGTACTCCGGCGGGACGGGCCGTCCCTACCTGGTCGAGGGCGTCGGTGAGGATTTCTGGCCCAGCGCCTACGATCCCGCGGTACCCGACGAGATCATCGCCGTGTCGGACGCCGATTCCTTCGACATGACGCGCCGGTTGGCCCGTGAGGAGGCGTTGCTGGTCGGCGGTTCTTGCGGGATGGCCGTCGTCGCGGCGCTGCGGGTGGCCGAGCGGGAAGGGCCCGACGCCGTCGTCGTGGTGTTGCTGCCCGACGGCGGACGCGGTTATCTGTCAAAGATTTTCAACGACGCGTGGATGTCGTCGTACGGCTTCCTGCGCAGCCGGCTGGACGGCTCGATCGAGGAGCTCACCGTCGGGAACATCTTGCGCCGCAAGTCCGGTGCGCTGCCGGATCTGGTGCACACCCACCCGTCGGAAACCGTGCGCGACGCGATCAACATCCTGCGCGAGTACGGGGTCTCGCAAATGCCGGTCGTCGGCGCCGAGCCGCCGGTGATGGCCGGTGAAGTGGCCGGCAGCGTATCCGAGCGGGAGTTGCTTTCCGCGGTGTTCGAAGGGCGAGCAAAACTGGTCGACGCCGTGGCCGACCATATGAGCGCCCCGCTGCCGCTAATTGGTTCGGGTGAACTGCTCAGTACCGCGGCGAAGACATTGCGCGATTACGACGCGTTGATGGTCGTCGAGGACGGCAAACCGATCGGCGTGCTGACCCGGCACGATCTTCTGGGGTCTTTGTCCGAGGGCGGTCTACGTCGGTAA
- a CDS encoding alpha/beta hydrolase fold domain-containing protein: MTAPSKVSGSPRAAISAARAHQSRRFPVSDWAPVEVVEDGPSIAGRLAALAARMTIKPILAIGSHAPTLPWPFGIVDFAARVLRPSPGTVRATIALPKCTAQLVRADGVLPADGKRSVVLYLHGGAFLACGVNSHGRLVESLSKFADSPVFVVNYRMLPKHSIGQAIDDCYDAYRWLRLTGYAPEHIVLAGDSAGGYLALALAQRLLAEGEEPAAMVTLSPLFEIDNAGRAQHPNIDGDAMFPPNAFDALVEIIERAGDKRHEEVYEPLDHIEPGLPRTLIHVSGSEVLLNDARKAARMLAAEGVPVEVRVWPGQMHVFQICGPLVNEATRSLRQIGAYIREATW, translated from the coding sequence ATGACGGCACCAAGCAAGGTCTCAGGCTCCCCTCGTGCTGCTATCAGCGCAGCTAGGGCCCACCAATCGCGTAGGTTCCCGGTCAGTGACTGGGCCCCGGTCGAAGTCGTCGAGGACGGCCCGAGCATCGCGGGACGGCTGGCCGCACTGGCCGCTCGGATGACCATCAAGCCGATTCTGGCAATCGGCAGCCACGCACCCACGCTGCCCTGGCCGTTCGGGATCGTCGACTTCGCCGCGCGCGTGCTGCGGCCCTCGCCCGGCACCGTGCGGGCCACCATCGCGTTGCCGAAGTGCACGGCCCAGTTGGTGCGTGCCGACGGGGTGCTGCCCGCCGACGGGAAGCGCAGCGTGGTGCTCTATCTGCACGGCGGCGCGTTCCTGGCGTGCGGGGTGAACTCGCACGGCCGGCTGGTGGAGAGCCTGTCGAAGTTCGCCGACAGCCCGGTGTTCGTCGTGAACTACCGGATGCTGCCCAAGCACTCGATCGGGCAGGCGATCGACGACTGCTACGACGCCTACAGGTGGCTGCGGCTGACCGGCTACGCGCCCGAGCACATCGTGCTGGCCGGTGACTCGGCCGGCGGCTACCTGGCGCTGGCGCTGGCGCAGCGGCTGCTGGCCGAGGGAGAAGAACCGGCCGCCATGGTGACGCTGTCGCCGCTGTTCGAGATCGACAACGCGGGCCGCGCACAGCACCCGAACATCGACGGCGACGCGATGTTCCCGCCGAACGCGTTCGACGCACTGGTCGAGATCATCGAGCGGGCCGGTGACAAGCGCCACGAAGAGGTGTACGAACCGCTGGACCACATCGAGCCGGGGCTGCCCCGCACGCTCATCCACGTCTCCGGTTCCGAGGTTTTGCTCAACGATGCGCGAAAGGCCGCGCGGATGCTTGCGGCCGAAGGCGTCCCGGTCGAGGTGCGGGTGTGGCCTGGCCAGATGCACGTCTTCCAGATCTGCGGGCCGTTGGTCAACGAAGCGACCCGTTCGCTGCGCCAGATCGGTGCCTACATCCGCGAAGCCACCTGGTGA
- a CDS encoding SGNH/GDSL hydrolase family protein has product MGTPRRSTIALAAAATLASTGSAYVGARTLLTGQAAQTRRVIPKSWDIPPRADGVYSPGGGPVQRFQRDVPFDLHLMVFGDSTATGYGCTVAEEVPGVLLARGLAEESGQRIRLSTKAIVGATSKGLSGQIDAMYVAGPPPDAAVIMIGANDITALNGLSASARRLGAAVRRLRDSGAVVVVGTCPDFGVITAIPQPLRLVTRTLGLRLARMQASAVHGAGGVAVPFSDLLAPEFYKAPEVLFSSDMFHPSAAGYALAANQLLPALARALGLLTVDSDVEEALESRSGDGTLLHRLSGVSRLWRRTTGVPAPIVAPVTG; this is encoded by the coding sequence GTGGGCACACCGCGTCGGTCGACCATCGCCCTGGCAGCCGCGGCCACCCTCGCATCGACGGGTTCGGCCTATGTCGGGGCACGCACCCTGCTGACCGGACAAGCCGCGCAGACGCGCCGGGTCATCCCCAAGTCCTGGGATATCCCGCCGCGCGCCGACGGCGTCTACTCCCCCGGCGGTGGCCCGGTGCAGCGTTTTCAGCGCGACGTCCCGTTCGACCTGCATCTCATGGTGTTCGGTGATTCGACCGCCACGGGATACGGCTGCACGGTCGCCGAGGAAGTGCCCGGCGTGTTGCTCGCCCGCGGCCTGGCCGAGGAGTCGGGCCAGCGGATCCGGTTGAGCACCAAGGCGATCGTCGGGGCCACCTCCAAGGGCCTGTCCGGCCAGATCGACGCCATGTACGTGGCCGGCCCGCCACCGGACGCGGCGGTGATCATGATCGGCGCGAACGACATCACCGCGCTCAACGGCCTCAGCGCGTCCGCCCGCCGGCTGGGCGCCGCGGTCCGCCGGTTGCGCGACAGCGGGGCGGTCGTGGTCGTGGGCACCTGCCCGGATTTCGGCGTCATCACGGCGATTCCCCAGCCCCTGCGCCTGGTCACCCGCACGCTGGGACTGCGACTTGCCCGGATGCAGGCCTCGGCGGTGCACGGCGCCGGTGGCGTGGCAGTTCCCTTCTCGGACTTGCTCGCTCCCGAGTTCTACAAGGCCCCGGAGGTGCTGTTCTCCTCGGACATGTTCCACCCGTCGGCCGCCGGGTACGCGCTGGCCGCCAACCAGCTGCTGCCGGCCCTGGCGCGGGCACTGGGCCTGCTCACCGTCGACTCCGACGTCGAGGAGGCGCTGGAATCACGGAGCGGGGACGGCACGCTGTTGCACCGGCTGAGCGGTGTCAGCCGGCTGTGGCGGCGCACCACGGGCGTACCCGCGCCGATCGTCGCTCCCGTCACGGGTTAG
- a CDS encoding acetyl-CoA C-acetyltransferase, whose translation MPEAVIVATARSPIGRAVKGSLATIRPDDLAAQIVRAVLDKVPSLDPTDIDDLMMGCAQPAGEAGYNIARAVAVELGYDFLPGTTVNRYCSSSLQTTRMAFHAIKAGEGDVFISAGVETVSRFGVGAADGAPNSKNPIFDEAQARTATSAEGGTEWHDPRQDGLIPDVYIAMGQTAENVALYTGISREDQDHWGVRSQNRAEDAIKSGFFEREITPVTLPDGTVVSTDDGPRAGTTYEKISQLKPVFRPNGTITAGNACPLNDGAAAVVIMSDTKAKELGLTPLARIVSTGVSGLSPEIMGLGPIEAIKKALAKAGKQIGDIDLVEINEAFAVQVLGSARALGIDEDRLNVSGGAIALGHPFGMTGARITATLLNNLATHDKTFGIESMCVGGGQGMAMVVERLS comes from the coding sequence ATGCCCGAAGCCGTCATCGTCGCCACCGCCCGCTCGCCCATCGGGCGCGCCGTCAAGGGGTCGCTGGCCACCATTCGTCCCGACGACCTGGCCGCTCAGATCGTCCGCGCCGTACTGGACAAGGTGCCGTCGCTGGATCCCACCGACATCGATGACCTGATGATGGGCTGCGCGCAGCCGGCCGGTGAGGCCGGCTACAACATCGCCCGCGCCGTCGCCGTCGAACTGGGCTACGACTTCCTGCCCGGCACCACCGTCAACCGGTACTGCTCGTCGTCGCTGCAGACCACCCGGATGGCCTTCCACGCGATCAAGGCCGGCGAGGGGGACGTGTTCATCTCCGCGGGCGTGGAGACGGTGTCCCGCTTCGGCGTCGGCGCCGCCGACGGTGCCCCCAACAGCAAGAACCCGATCTTCGACGAGGCCCAGGCGCGCACCGCCACGTCGGCCGAGGGCGGCACCGAATGGCACGACCCGCGCCAGGACGGGCTGATCCCCGACGTCTACATCGCCATGGGCCAGACCGCCGAGAACGTGGCGCTGTACACCGGCATCAGCCGTGAGGACCAGGACCACTGGGGCGTGCGCAGCCAGAACCGCGCCGAGGACGCCATCAAGAGCGGCTTCTTCGAGCGGGAGATCACGCCGGTCACGCTGCCCGACGGCACCGTGGTGTCCACCGATGACGGCCCGCGCGCGGGCACCACCTACGAGAAGATCAGCCAGCTCAAGCCGGTGTTCCGCCCGAACGGCACGATCACCGCGGGCAACGCCTGCCCGCTCAACGACGGTGCCGCCGCCGTGGTCATCATGAGCGACACCAAGGCCAAGGAACTGGGCCTGACCCCGCTGGCCCGCATCGTGTCCACCGGCGTCTCGGGCCTGTCCCCGGAGATCATGGGCCTGGGCCCGATCGAGGCCATCAAGAAGGCGCTTGCCAAGGCGGGCAAGCAGATCGGCGATATCGACCTGGTCGAGATCAACGAGGCGTTCGCCGTGCAGGTGCTGGGCTCGGCCCGCGCCCTGGGCATCGACGAGGACCGCCTGAACGTGTCCGGCGGCGCCATCGCGCTGGGCCACCCGTTCGGTATGACCGGCGCCCGCATCACCGCGACGCTGCTTAACAACTTGGCGACCCACGACAAGACCTTCGGCATCGAGTCGATGTGCGTCGGCGGCGGCCAGGGCATGGCGATGGTCGTGGAGCGCCTCTCCTAG
- the purT gene encoding formate-dependent phosphoribosylglycinamide formyltransferase encodes MTTLGTPLSPNATRVMLLGSGELGREVLIALQRLGVETIAVDRYDNAPGQQIAHHARTISMTDPEQLRALIEAEKPDLVVPEIEAIATPVLEALEDAGVVTVIPTARAARLTMDREGIRRLAAETLGLPTSPYRFCDSLDELRAAIEQIGYPCVVKPVMSSSGKGQSKIDSPDDVAPAWEYAMSGSRVSNTRIIVEGFVDFDYEITLLTVRARDADGQIGTQFCAPIGHRQVSGDYVESWQPHPMPAVALERAQQIAQAVTENLGGQGIFGVELFVKGDQVWFSEVSPRPHDTGMVTMVSQWQNEFELHARAILGLPVDTTLKSPGASAVIYGGVDAEGIVFDGVDAALQVPHTDIRLFGKPESFTKRRMGVALAFDDDVDVARRNAAEAASRVKPRAV; translated from the coding sequence ATGACCACGCTCGGAACGCCGCTGAGCCCGAACGCCACCCGGGTGATGCTGCTCGGCTCCGGTGAGCTGGGCCGCGAGGTGCTGATCGCGCTGCAGCGCCTGGGCGTCGAGACCATCGCCGTCGACCGCTACGACAACGCGCCGGGCCAGCAGATCGCCCATCACGCGCGCACCATCTCGATGACCGATCCCGAGCAGTTGCGGGCGCTGATCGAGGCCGAGAAGCCCGATCTGGTGGTGCCCGAGATCGAGGCCATCGCCACCCCGGTGCTGGAAGCGCTGGAGGATGCCGGCGTGGTGACGGTGATCCCCACCGCACGGGCGGCCCGGCTGACCATGGACCGGGAGGGCATCCGCCGGCTGGCCGCCGAAACCCTTGGGCTGCCGACCAGTCCGTACCGGTTCTGCGATTCGCTCGACGAGTTGCGGGCCGCCATCGAGCAGATCGGCTACCCCTGCGTGGTCAAACCGGTGATGAGCTCGTCGGGCAAGGGCCAGAGCAAGATCGACAGTCCCGACGATGTGGCGCCCGCGTGGGAGTACGCCATGTCGGGCAGCCGGGTGAGCAACACCCGGATCATCGTCGAAGGGTTCGTCGATTTCGACTACGAGATCACGCTGCTGACGGTGCGGGCACGCGATGCCGACGGTCAGATCGGCACGCAGTTCTGCGCGCCCATCGGGCACCGGCAGGTCAGCGGCGACTACGTGGAGAGCTGGCAACCGCATCCGATGCCGGCCGTCGCGCTGGAGCGGGCACAGCAGATCGCGCAGGCGGTCACCGAAAACCTGGGCGGGCAGGGCATCTTCGGTGTCGAACTGTTCGTCAAGGGTGACCAGGTGTGGTTCAGCGAGGTGAGCCCCCGACCGCACGACACCGGCATGGTGACGATGGTGTCCCAGTGGCAGAACGAGTTCGAGTTGCACGCCAGGGCCATCCTCGGCCTGCCGGTGGACACCACCCTGAAATCACCGGGGGCCAGCGCGGTCATCTACGGCGGCGTCGACGCCGAGGGCATCGTGTTCGACGGCGTGGACGCCGCGTTGCAGGTGCCGCACACCGATATTCGGCTGTTCGGCAAACCGGAGAGCTTCACCAAGCGCCGGATGGGCGTGGCATTGGCCTTCGACGACGACGTGGATGTGGCGCGGCGCAACGCCGCCGAGGCGGCGAGCCGGGTCAAACCGCGGGCGGTATGA
- a CDS encoding Bax inhibitor-1/YccA family protein, which produces MRESSNPVFRSLPKEQGGYAQFGTGAASFGAQQVHADPYVTPYPDQQRGVSRPLTIDDVVTKTGMTLAVLSAVAVVSYFLVAGNLALAMPFTLVGSLGGLVLVLIATFGRKQDSPAIVLTYAALEGLFLGAFSFVVANLYVSGISAGALISQAILGTLGVFVGMLVVYKTGAIRVTPKFTRMIVAGLFGVVALMLGNFIIGMFNGGAGMGLRSGGTIAIIFSLVCIALAAFSFLIDFDAADQMIRAGAPEKAAWGIALGLTVTLVWLYVEILRLLSYFNND; this is translated from the coding sequence GTGCGCGAGAGCAGCAACCCGGTATTCCGCTCCCTGCCTAAGGAGCAGGGCGGATACGCGCAATTCGGTACCGGAGCCGCAAGCTTCGGTGCGCAGCAGGTACACGCGGATCCCTACGTCACGCCGTACCCGGATCAGCAGCGCGGTGTCTCGCGGCCGCTGACCATCGACGACGTGGTCACCAAGACCGGGATGACGCTGGCGGTGCTGTCGGCCGTCGCCGTCGTCTCGTACTTCCTGGTGGCCGGCAACCTGGCCCTGGCCATGCCGTTCACCCTCGTCGGCAGCCTCGGCGGCCTGGTGCTGGTGCTGATCGCCACCTTCGGCCGTAAACAGGACAGCCCCGCGATCGTGCTGACCTACGCCGCCTTGGAAGGCCTGTTCCTCGGCGCCTTCTCGTTCGTGGTGGCCAACCTGTACGTCTCCGGCATCAGCGCCGGCGCCTTGATCAGCCAGGCCATCCTGGGCACCCTCGGTGTGTTCGTCGGCATGCTCGTCGTCTACAAGACTGGCGCCATCCGCGTCACCCCGAAGTTCACCCGGATGATCGTCGCGGGTCTGTTCGGCGTCGTGGCCCTGATGCTCGGCAACTTCATCATCGGCATGTTCAACGGCGGCGCCGGTATGGGCCTGCGCAGCGGCGGCACCATCGCGATCATCTTCTCGCTGGTCTGCATCGCGCTGGCGGCGTTCAGCTTCCTGATCGACTTCGACGCCGCCGACCAGATGATCCGCGCGGGTGCGCCGGAGAAGGCGGCCTGGGGTATCGCGCTCGGCCTGACCGTCACCCTGGTCTGGCTGTACGTCGAGATCCTGCGCCTGTTGAGTTACTTCAACAACGACTAG
- a CDS encoding enoyl-CoA hydratase/isomerase family protein, whose product MTENEDILVSVRNGVGVLTLNRPKAINSLNDVMVAGIARALDAWEHDDSVTTVLLTGAGERGLCAGGDVVALYHSAKSDGAYARKFWWDEYLLNAHIGRYPKPYVALMDGIVMGGGVGVGAHGNVRVVTEKTKMGMPEVGIGFIPDVGGTYLLSRAPGQLGLHAALTGAPFTGADAIAMGFADHYVPHDRLADFAEAVVTDGHEDALRSYAEEPPASELAAQRDWIDACYAGDTVADILADLRGHDDPAARAAADLIATRSPIALAVTLTAVRRAAHLHSLEEVLAQEFRVSVASMKSHDFVEGIRAQLVDKDRNPRWSPASLELCDDAAVDAYFASADPDLTF is encoded by the coding sequence GTGACCGAAAACGAGGACATCCTAGTAAGTGTCCGCAACGGCGTCGGTGTCCTGACGCTGAACCGGCCCAAGGCGATCAACTCGCTCAACGACGTCATGGTCGCCGGCATCGCGCGGGCCCTCGACGCGTGGGAACACGACGATTCCGTCACGACCGTGCTGCTCACCGGGGCCGGCGAACGCGGCCTGTGCGCGGGCGGCGACGTCGTCGCGCTGTATCACAGCGCCAAGTCCGACGGCGCCTATGCGCGGAAATTCTGGTGGGACGAATACCTGCTCAACGCCCACATCGGCCGCTACCCGAAACCGTATGTGGCGCTGATGGACGGCATCGTGATGGGCGGCGGTGTCGGGGTGGGCGCACACGGCAACGTCCGCGTCGTCACCGAGAAGACCAAGATGGGCATGCCGGAGGTCGGCATCGGCTTCATCCCCGACGTCGGCGGTACCTATCTGCTTTCCCGGGCCCCCGGCCAGTTGGGCCTGCACGCCGCCCTGACCGGCGCCCCGTTCACCGGCGCGGACGCCATCGCGATGGGCTTCGCCGACCACTACGTCCCGCATGACCGGCTCGCCGACTTCGCCGAGGCCGTCGTCACCGACGGGCACGAGGACGCCCTGCGCTCCTACGCCGAGGAGCCGCCGGCCAGTGAGCTTGCCGCCCAGCGGGATTGGATCGACGCCTGCTACGCCGGGGACACCGTCGCCGACATCCTCGCCGACCTGCGCGGCCACGACGACCCGGCAGCCAGGGCCGCGGCCGATCTGATCGCCACCCGGTCCCCCATCGCCCTGGCCGTCACCCTCACCGCGGTGCGCCGCGCGGCCCACCTGCACAGCCTGGAAGAGGTGCTGGCACAGGAGTTCCGGGTCTCGGTGGCCTCGATGAAGTCGCACGATTTCGTCGAAGGCATCCGCGCCCAGCTGGTGGACAAGGACCGCAACCCGCGGTGGTCGCCCGCCTCGCTGGAACTCTGCGATGATGCGGCCGTCGACGCCTATTTCGCCTCCGCCGACCCCGATCTCACCTTCTAG
- a CDS encoding enoyl-CoA hydratase — protein sequence MPDYETILVTRDGRVGTITLNRPKALNALNSQVMHEVTSAAAEFDADPAIGAIILTGNEKAFAAGADIKEMADLSFAEVFSQDFFALWGKFAATRTPTIAAVAGYALGGGCELAMMCDLLIAADTAKFGQPEIKLGVLPGMGGSQRLTRAIGKAKAMDLILTGRTIDAAEAERSGLVSRVVPAESLLDEANAVAATIAGMSLSAARMAKEAVNRAFESTLAEGLLYERRLFHSAFATDDQTEGMNAFTEKRAPNFTHR from the coding sequence ATGCCTGACTACGAGACCATCCTGGTGACCCGCGACGGCCGGGTCGGCACCATCACGCTGAACCGGCCCAAGGCGCTCAACGCGCTCAACAGCCAGGTGATGCACGAGGTCACCTCGGCCGCAGCCGAATTCGACGCCGACCCGGCCATCGGCGCCATCATCCTCACCGGCAACGAGAAGGCCTTCGCCGCCGGCGCCGACATCAAGGAGATGGCCGACCTGTCCTTCGCCGAGGTGTTCAGCCAGGACTTCTTCGCGCTGTGGGGCAAGTTCGCCGCCACCCGCACCCCCACCATCGCCGCCGTCGCCGGCTACGCCCTGGGCGGCGGCTGCGAACTGGCCATGATGTGCGACCTGCTGATCGCCGCCGACACCGCCAAGTTCGGTCAGCCCGAGATCAAGCTCGGCGTGCTGCCCGGCATGGGCGGCAGCCAGCGGCTGACCCGGGCCATCGGCAAGGCCAAGGCCATGGACCTGATCCTGACCGGGCGCACCATCGACGCCGCCGAGGCCGAACGCAGCGGCCTGGTGTCCCGGGTGGTGCCCGCCGAGAGCCTGCTGGACGAGGCCAACGCCGTCGCCGCCACCATCGCCGGGATGTCGTTGTCGGCGGCGCGGATGGCCAAGGAGGCGGTCAACCGGGCTTTCGAGTCCACCCTGGCCGAGGGCCTGCTCTACGAGCGCCGGCTGTTCCACTCGGCCTTCGCCACCGACGACCAGACCGAGGGCATGAACGCGTTCACCGAGAAGCGCGCGCCGAACTTCACGCATCGTTAA